AGCCGACGGTGCGAGTTAATTTTCGCCCTGTTTTTTGTGCTACTTTTTTGCGCCAAAAAAGTAGCGGGAAGAAAATAGTAGAATGCAGTTGCTCCTATCAACAGCTGCGCTTTGCTTTTTTGCTACTTTTGGATGGCGGGCTACAGAATTTCAATAATACTCTTATTTCCTCTTAGTCGGATAAGAGTGGCGATGGATAAGCTAGTATTCTGCAAAAGGGGACCTCAAAGTAAGGGCCCCTTAAGGAATATCGTTTCTGAGTTGTTCTTACTTAACCTTAATAACTACCGTTTTTGTTTCAATAGTGCTAAGCGGTTCAATGCCTCGACTTTCTTTAAATAGAAGGGTGTCGATGCCCGCCTTACTCCCTTTGAACTTCCATATTGCATATACTGGAGCCCCGCATATGTCAGGATCGGAGGTGGTACTTTCTGTTCTGATTTCGATGCATTTAATTTTTTCGCATTTATTGCCGTTGGTCCATTGCCAGCGGTAACCTCCGTCACTATGCTCAAGAAGTTTGATTTCTACGGTGTTGTTCACCTCAATTTCGTAGTAGGATTGAGGATTGGGGACTTCGGGATTAGATGACTCATCTTTGCTACATCCTGTCCAGACTGCAGCAAAGAAAATTAAGAATGCATAGATTATAATTCTTTTCATGTTGTTAATTATTGGTAAATTAATGCTTGGTTAACAAAAATAATGCCAAAATTTTATTTTAAAATAGAATGTTTTCGATTAATTTTTTAATAGCCGTAAGATTAATGCTCGGGGAACCTCATTTTTGCTAACGAGGAGTTTCTTCTACTACAGTTACAGTGCCGTCTAATTTAAGTAGAGGTTTAGGTTGCCATTTAACGTCAACCCCCTTTATTAAGGATTTATATCAACCGCCAGTTGCCGAGTAGCCTAAAGTTAGGCGGGTAGGCCAAGAAGAAGGTATCACGTATCACGACGCCATACCATCGTGATCGGTGGGTATGGGCTTGCGCATGTCGTGGTACGTGATACGTGTATTTATTAAAGCTGTTGCCTACGCTCTTTTCTTGTGCAGCTCGCGGGCAATGAGCACCCCGTTTACCGATGCCTGCATCAGCCCTCGGGTAATACCGGCGCCATCGCCGCCAAGGTATAGGTTGCTGATGGAGGTAGACTGGAACGAGGGATCGACCTTGATAACGTTGGAGTAGAACTTTACCTCCACGCCGTAGAGCAGCGTTTCGTCGGAGGCTAGCCCGGGCGATACCTGGTCGAGCGCCTTAATCATCTCGATAATATCAACCAAAATACGGTGGGGCAGCACCAGGCTGAGGTCGCCCGGTACGGCATCCTTTAGGGTGGGGATGATGTTGTTGCGGTATAGGCGCTCGCGGGTGGTGCGTCGGCCTCTAACTAGGTCGCCAAAGCGCTGCACCAGCACGCGGTTTTCGGTGAGCATGTTGGCCAAACGGGCAATGTGCTTGCCGTATTCGATGGGCTGCTTAAAGGGTTCGGTAAATTTTTGCGATACCAGCAGCGCAAAGTTGGTGTTGTCGCTCTTCAGATCCTTGTAGCTGTGGCCGTTTACAACGGCAAGGCGGTCGTCGTAGTATTCCGACGAGACGAAGCCGCCGGGGTTGGAGCAGAAGGTGCGCACCTTATCGTCGAATGTTTTGGTGTAGTGCACGAGCTTGGCCTCGTAGAAGTTTTCGTTGATCTCCTGCATGATCTCGTTGCGGCACTCCACGCGCACCCCGATATCGACGATGCCCACCTCGGTGGAGATGTTGTCTTTGGAGCTCTGCCTGAAGAG
This genomic interval from Alistipes sp. ZOR0009 contains the following:
- a CDS encoding protease inhibitor I42 family protein, with amino-acid sequence MKRIIIYAFLIFFAAVWTGCSKDESSNPEVPNPQSYYEIEVNNTVEIKLLEHSDGGYRWQWTNGNKCEKIKCIEIRTESTTSDPDICGAPVYAIWKFKGSKAGIDTLLFKESRGIEPLSTIETKTVVIKVK
- a CDS encoding NAD(P)/FAD-dependent oxidoreductase; protein product: MNNYDVIIVGAGPAGIFTAYELVKENRNLKILMLEKGRSMAKRRCPKHTNGGVCVHCKPCSITTGWAGAGAFSDGKLSLSHEVGGTLPDYIGVEKTMELIAYTDQIYLSFKADSRVHGQEITPEMRDVQRRAIDANLKLVHCPVRHLGTEKAQELYHHLYNFVVEHGVEVRFNTPVTELIIENSCAKGVRCAKEELLASDVVVAVGREGSDWLFRQSSKDNISTEVGIVDIGVRVECRNEIMQEINENFYEAKLVHYTKTFDDKVRTFCSNPGGFVSSEYYDDRLAVVNGHSYKDLKSDNTNFALLVSQKFTEPFKQPIEYGKHIARLANMLTENRVLVQRFGDLVRGRRTTRERLYRNNIIPTLKDAVPGDLSLVLPHRILVDIIEMIKALDQVSPGLASDETLLYGVEVKFYSNVIKVDPSFQSTSISNLYLGGDGAGITRGLMQASVNGVLIARELHKKRA